The following proteins are co-located in the Triticum aestivum cultivar Chinese Spring chromosome 1A, IWGSC CS RefSeq v2.1, whole genome shotgun sequence genome:
- the LOC123043709 gene encoding inactive protein RESTRICTED TEV MOVEMENT 2: protein MAAPAAAPGRAYEDFVPPHNMVTEPATHTLSVDLTAAGYKKEHIRVQLVRSHGLVVVRGERAVAGNRWSRFRLEFRVPDGCDLKGIHARFEGGVVRVTMPGLRTGPAAAVGDVSGKQVPPAAKADASGVRAGDKEDENVQKQPVEERGADAVKDSGRLDQGQGTPADGVQGVEAPAPASGRGYSYLPERRKLVTSVVGAVLVLFSLGIYVRYSFGP, encoded by the exons ATGGCCGCCCCCGCTGCCGCCCCCGGCCGCGCGTACGAGGACTTCGTGCCGCCGCACAACATGGTCACCGAGCCGGCGACCCACACCCTCTCCGTCGATCTCACCGCCGCAG GGTACAAGAAGGAGCACATCAGGGTGCAGCTGGTCCGCAGCCACGGGCTAGTGGTCGTGCGCGGCGAGCGCGCCGTCGCGGGCAACCGCTGGAGCCGCTTCCGGCTGGAGTTCCGCGTGCCCGACGGCTGCGACCTCAAGGGCATCCACGCGAGGTTCGAGGGCGGCGTCGTGCGGGTCACCATGCCCGGGCTAAGGACGGGGCCTGCGGCCGCGGTCGGCGACGTCTCCGGCAAGCAGGTGCCCCCGGCGGCCAAGGCCGATGCTTCCGGCGTTCGAGCAGGAGACAAGGAAGATGAGAACGTGCAGAAacagccggtggaggagcgcggggcCGACGCGGTGAAAGATAGTGGCCGCCTTGATCAAGGACAAGGTACCCCTGCCGACGGCGTCCAAGGAGTGGAGGCACCGGCGCCGGCGTCAGGCCGCGGATACAGCTACCTCCCTGAACGGAGAAAGCTTGTGACCAGCGTGGTTGGCGCGGTGCTCGTCCTGTTTAGCCTTGGCATCTACGTCAGGTACAGCTTCGGCCCATGA